A stretch of Lewinella sp. 4G2 DNA encodes these proteins:
- a CDS encoding prolyl oligopeptidase family serine peptidase, producing the protein MTYQTPSPAIADLVNLKPDPLMLFGPDRKHIILADRPSFPSIEELREPKLKLAGRLINPERFTPHGRRGYFSPRVRTLDTGEEREFRGIPNGAYLRYISWSSNGKRIAFCLVTPGGLQLWSCDLQDLECRPHGAADINNSLGGSPFDFVTDHTFLVKRRIPGAVRPATDDVTTGPIIQETSGKEGSNRTYTNLLQTQADADQFRYFSNAQIYLVDANAGTETAWGEPGIIAGLSASPDKQYYLATYVREPFSFNVPYDKFADRVEILGADGHRVTVLDERPAMEHLPPAFGSVITERRRFTWRSDHPAQVYWTQALDGGDPRQEAEFRDQLYYQEAPFTGEPVASVKLPLRFGAIRWCRGDLALIVDWSWKERRQITRRWWPDEPQRATEIIFDQNWEDNYNDPGNFVTVANKQDHVVLLTRDEGQKLVLFGSGHGPEGSRPYIDTYDLATGEMERCWQSAPPYYERPLFFLDRHPDEFILAREMKTERPNFFLRHLLTGEETRLTDFTHPYPQLRDANFEKVHYEREDGVKLSGDLHTPQHFKLGEDAPLPILLWAYPQEYKDAENAGQVTTSPHQFTRISPLAPLPFLAAGFAVFDDFAMPIVGEGDDEPNETFIEQVQMNARAAVTKLVEMGVADPDRIYVGGHSYGAFMTAHLLAHTDLFAGGIARSGAYNRTLTPFGFQAEERSLWEVPETYVKLSPFVHADKIEAPLLLIHGEEDSNSGTYPVQSRRMFKALNALGKKARLCILPYEDHSYAAEESILHMLWEMEEWMKG; encoded by the coding sequence ATGACTTACCAAACCCCTTCCCCCGCCATTGCTGATCTGGTTAACCTCAAACCAGACCCGCTGATGCTCTTCGGGCCCGACCGCAAGCACATCATCTTGGCGGACCGGCCCAGCTTTCCTTCCATCGAAGAATTGCGGGAACCCAAGCTCAAACTGGCCGGGCGATTAATTAACCCGGAGCGCTTTACGCCCCACGGCCGGCGGGGTTACTTCTCCCCAAGAGTGCGGACACTTGATACGGGAGAAGAACGCGAATTTCGGGGTATACCGAACGGCGCCTACTTGCGCTACATTAGTTGGTCCTCGAATGGCAAGCGGATTGCCTTCTGCCTCGTCACCCCTGGTGGATTGCAACTTTGGTCCTGCGACCTCCAAGACTTGGAGTGCCGTCCCCACGGAGCCGCGGATATCAACAACAGCCTCGGCGGCTCCCCATTTGATTTTGTGACGGATCACACCTTCCTCGTCAAGCGCCGTATTCCGGGAGCGGTTCGCCCCGCCACGGATGACGTGACGACCGGCCCCATCATTCAAGAAACGAGCGGTAAGGAAGGCAGTAACCGGACTTACACCAACCTCCTCCAAACCCAGGCGGATGCGGACCAATTCCGCTACTTCAGTAACGCCCAGATCTATTTGGTGGACGCCAACGCAGGGACGGAGACGGCCTGGGGTGAACCTGGCATCATTGCCGGGCTTTCGGCCAGCCCCGACAAACAATACTACCTGGCGACCTACGTGCGGGAGCCCTTCAGTTTCAACGTCCCTTACGACAAATTTGCGGACCGGGTAGAGATCCTCGGCGCGGACGGCCACCGCGTAACCGTCCTGGATGAGCGGCCGGCCATGGAGCACCTTCCGCCGGCCTTTGGCTCGGTCATCACCGAACGGCGGCGCTTTACGTGGCGCAGCGACCACCCCGCCCAGGTCTACTGGACGCAGGCTCTTGACGGCGGTGACCCACGGCAGGAAGCAGAGTTCCGCGACCAACTTTACTACCAGGAAGCCCCCTTCACCGGGGAGCCCGTCGCGAGCGTCAAGTTGCCTCTCCGTTTTGGGGCCATCCGCTGGTGCCGGGGCGACCTCGCCCTGATCGTGGATTGGAGCTGGAAGGAACGCCGGCAAATCACCCGCCGGTGGTGGCCGGACGAGCCCCAGCGCGCCACCGAGATCATCTTCGACCAGAACTGGGAGGACAATTACAACGACCCCGGTAATTTCGTAACCGTAGCGAATAAGCAGGACCACGTCGTGCTCCTCACCCGCGACGAAGGTCAAAAGCTAGTTCTGTTCGGTAGTGGCCACGGGCCTGAAGGTTCCCGCCCCTACATCGATACCTACGACCTGGCGACCGGAGAAATGGAGCGTTGCTGGCAGAGTGCCCCACCCTACTACGAACGCCCCCTCTTCTTCCTGGACCGCCATCCGGACGAATTCATCCTCGCCCGCGAAATGAAAACGGAACGGCCCAACTTCTTCCTCCGCCACCTGCTGACGGGTGAGGAAACCCGGCTTACGGACTTCACCCACCCCTACCCCCAACTGCGGGATGCCAATTTTGAAAAGGTCCATTACGAGCGGGAGGACGGCGTAAAGCTTTCCGGTGACCTCCATACGCCCCAGCACTTTAAACTGGGGGAGGATGCCCCGCTCCCGATCCTACTCTGGGCTTATCCCCAGGAGTACAAAGACGCCGAGAACGCCGGACAGGTGACGACGAGTCCGCACCAATTTACGCGGATATCGCCCCTGGCTCCCCTGCCCTTCCTGGCGGCGGGTTTTGCCGTCTTCGACGATTTCGCCATGCCCATAGTCGGGGAAGGAGACGACGAACCCAACGAAACCTTCATCGAGCAGGTGCAGATGAACGCCCGGGCCGCCGTCACCAAGCTGGTGGAAATGGGCGTCGCCGACCCCGACCGCATTTACGTCGGTGGCCACAGCTACGGCGCCTTCATGACGGCCCATCTGCTGGCCCACACTGATCTGTTTGCCGGCGGTATTGCCCGCTCCGGCGCCTACAACCGTACGCTCACTCCCTTTGGTTTCCAAGCGGAAGAAAGGTCGCTGTGGGAAGTACCGGAAACGTACGTGAAATTATCCCCCTTCGTCCACGCCGACAAGATTGAAGCGCCGCTGCTCCTCATCCACGGGGAGGAAGACTCCAACAGTGGCACCTACCCGGTGCAGAGCCGGCGGATGTTCAAAGCGCTGAATGCGCTGGGGAAGAAAGCCCGCCTTTGCATTCTCCCGTACGAGGACCATTCCTACGCGGCGGAGGAGAGTATCCTGCACATGTTGTGGGAGATGGAGGAGTGGATGAAGGGGTAG
- a CDS encoding FKBP-type peptidyl-prolyl cis-trans isomerase — MSKKQIARTKARRQEVLAYAESVRADYQSGELEPKRTTGGLGYLIHERGEGRQLLRGERAQVLYVGMLSRTGEVFDENFSSGRPFSFHLGTGEVIGGWDIGIGLLRRGDRATLFIPPALGYGSDGYPPEIPGGAELLFYVELV; from the coding sequence ATGAGTAAAAAACAGATCGCCCGCACCAAAGCCCGCAGGCAGGAAGTCCTCGCCTACGCCGAATCCGTCCGCGCTGATTACCAGTCCGGAGAACTTGAGCCGAAGCGGACGACGGGTGGCCTCGGCTACCTCATCCACGAAAGGGGAGAAGGGCGGCAGTTGCTCCGTGGGGAGCGCGCCCAGGTGCTGTACGTAGGTATGCTCTCCCGCACCGGGGAGGTGTTCGACGAAAACTTCTCCTCCGGCCGGCCTTTTAGTTTCCATTTGGGCACCGGCGAGGTGATTGGTGGGTGGGACATTGGCATCGGCCTGTTGCGCCGTGGTGATCGGGCGACGCTGTTCATCCCACCAGCTTTGGGCTACGGCAGCGATGGCTACCCTCCAGAAATACCTGGCGGCGCGGAGCTACTATTCTACGTAGAGCTGGTGTAG
- a CDS encoding DUF2828 family protein yields the protein MNNFLKTLLGRPTTTENGAISHSTSGSAVLDYFTKSATARNRELNEVFADLAAAWAENPELTLKVIFYNRMITRKVNGFVATEKVQKGQGNRSEFRSALRFLAERHPAALSANLHLVPSVGSWKDLWHAETVTALNHQEVFELIAAGLTNDYHRELLAKYVPRIRSRSNTHNDRHRALNQFAFGLIKFLGWTPVQYRHFKSSGLAHEFQRQMAAGKWDELDFKTIPGRALFTLVNGKGRDDQLTTLQRHGIEARYVDWIKSQPVAKFTGYVYELMRQVGYQASTAQRLTVDKQFDGLIALARQDGDVTENVWCALDTSGSMGTRVADTTAFDICISLGIYFSTLNQGAFRDHVIMFDNDSRVKQLSGTFSDKVTQLRKATTAWGSTNFQSVIDEIVRVRLESPGVPISDFPTTLLVVSDMQFNPVSGNTATNYETAMRKLRAVGLPDIRIVWWHVTDRTKDFPAKMDDQGVVLIGGFDGAIISSLLGKDESVANTNERADGGFSTIKAAPTPYESMVKVLDQEVLNLVAVG from the coding sequence ATGAATAACTTCCTGAAAACTTTGCTGGGCCGCCCCACCACTACGGAAAATGGTGCAATCTCCCACAGCACCAGCGGCAGCGCCGTATTGGATTACTTTACGAAGTCCGCCACCGCCCGCAACCGGGAACTGAACGAAGTATTCGCGGACCTCGCCGCCGCCTGGGCCGAAAACCCCGAGCTGACGCTGAAAGTGATCTTCTACAACCGGATGATCACCCGGAAGGTGAATGGTTTCGTGGCGACCGAAAAAGTACAGAAGGGCCAGGGTAACCGCAGCGAATTCCGCTCCGCCCTGCGCTTCCTGGCCGAGCGCCACCCCGCTGCACTCTCCGCTAACCTGCATCTCGTGCCCTCCGTGGGCTCCTGGAAAGACCTGTGGCATGCCGAAACGGTGACTGCCCTGAACCACCAGGAAGTATTCGAACTGATCGCTGCCGGTCTGACGAACGACTACCACCGGGAATTGCTGGCTAAATACGTTCCCCGCATCCGGTCGCGCTCCAACACCCACAACGATCGCCACCGCGCGCTGAACCAGTTCGCGTTCGGGTTGATCAAATTTTTGGGTTGGACGCCCGTACAGTACCGCCACTTCAAGTCGAGTGGACTGGCCCACGAATTCCAGCGCCAAATGGCCGCCGGAAAGTGGGACGAGTTGGACTTCAAGACGATCCCCGGCCGCGCGCTGTTCACTTTGGTAAACGGTAAGGGCCGCGATGACCAGTTGACGACCCTGCAGCGCCACGGTATCGAGGCGCGGTACGTGGACTGGATCAAGAGCCAGCCCGTCGCAAAGTTCACCGGTTACGTGTACGAACTGATGCGGCAGGTGGGCTACCAGGCCTCCACCGCACAACGGTTGACGGTCGATAAGCAATTCGACGGCCTCATCGCCCTGGCCCGACAGGACGGTGACGTGACCGAGAACGTCTGGTGCGCCCTCGATACCTCTGGCTCGATGGGTACCCGCGTGGCGGATACGACGGCTTTTGACATCTGCATCAGCCTGGGTATTTACTTTTCCACGCTGAACCAGGGTGCTTTTCGGGATCACGTGATCATGTTCGATAACGATTCCCGCGTCAAGCAATTGAGCGGAACATTTTCCGACAAGGTGACGCAGCTGCGGAAGGCCACGACGGCCTGGGGTAGCACGAACTTCCAGTCGGTAATCGACGAGATCGTACGCGTACGTCTTGAGTCTCCCGGCGTACCCATTTCCGATTTTCCCACTACGCTGTTGGTGGTTTCGGATATGCAATTCAACCCCGTAAGCGGAAACACGGCTACGAACTACGAAACTGCCATGCGTAAGCTGCGGGCCGTCGGTTTGCCCGATATCCGCATCGTCTGGTGGCACGTGACCGACCGCACCAAGGATTTTCCCGCTAAAATGGACGATCAGGGCGTCGTTCTGATCGGTGGATTTGACGGTGCGATCATCTCCAGTTTACTGGGCAAAGATGAAAGCGTGGCTAACACGAATGAACGAGCTGATGGCGGATTTAGCACCATTAAAGCCGCACCCACTCCCTACGAAAGTATGGTCAAGGTGCTGGACCAGGAAGTGCTGAATCTGGTAGCCGTTGGCTAG
- a CDS encoding DUF3575 domain-containing protein has translation MKRVFLLPLLFLFNLNLSAQLQVDAKLNLGSLLTGGVNVAGDVMIDPNFSASLGLAYATTNFNISDGAFRYRAARFIPEGRYYVSPEYGADRFFVGAYGKAVSVRATEKATDQIAKGTRLVLGPLAGYKWILPSGILIELNAGVGASLFLSDGELASRAFGLINLMDIRLGIIGGYRF, from the coding sequence ATGAAGCGTGTTTTTCTTCTTCCCCTTTTATTTTTATTCAACCTGAATTTATCCGCACAATTGCAGGTGGATGCAAAACTTAACCTCGGTTCCCTCCTCACCGGCGGTGTCAACGTGGCGGGGGACGTGATGATTGATCCGAATTTCTCGGCATCCCTTGGCCTCGCCTACGCAACAACGAATTTTAATATCTCCGATGGCGCCTTTCGCTACCGCGCCGCCCGTTTCATCCCCGAAGGCCGGTACTACGTTTCGCCGGAGTACGGTGCGGATCGGTTTTTCGTTGGCGCTTATGGTAAGGCAGTATCCGTCCGGGCCACCGAAAAGGCCACCGACCAAATAGCTAAAGGCACGCGTCTCGTACTTGGCCCGTTAGCGGGTTATAAATGGATATTACCCAGCGGTATTTTAATTGAATTAAACGCGGGCGTTGGCGCGTCCTTATTTCTAAGCGACGGCGAACTAGCCAGCCGCGCCTTCGGCCTCATCAATTTAATGGACATCCGCTTGGGTATTATTGGCGGTTACCGTTTCTAG
- a CDS encoding ATP-dependent RecD-like DNA helicase: MDQPTGLQPLVLSDDFNYALERMEAGANLFITGRAGTGKSTLLQIFRRSTNKNVVVVAPTGVAALNVGGQTIHSLFGFPPRLLQKKDVRPNRRYKRLFLNLETLIIDEISMVRADMMMAIDYALKINRDSGKPFGGVQVIFFGDLYQLPPVVSTNEERHWFSLHYSSAYFFAAPCLDYIDLEMIELQQVYRQDSTHFLRLLEAIRNATMDYEELESLNERYIKDFRQEEGDNYLTLAARNATVNRINSTALAENPNPEMLYIAKVSGSFKESLFPVPAALKLKVGAQVMTVRNDPDRKYVNGTIGTVKECKTESVIITVNEDGKTNDIEVAAEEWDIIRYKADDTDITKIGTETMGTYTQIPVRLAWAVTIHKSQGKTFDKIIIDLGKGGAFEHGQTYVALSRCRTLDGIVLRRPLTPRDVMIDPAVVEYYEMMRR; encoded by the coding sequence ATGGATCAACCCACCGGCCTGCAACCCCTCGTGCTTTCGGACGACTTCAACTACGCCCTGGAAAGGATGGAAGCCGGCGCCAACCTGTTCATCACCGGGCGGGCCGGGACGGGAAAATCTACCCTCCTACAGATCTTCCGGCGAAGTACGAATAAGAACGTCGTCGTGGTGGCCCCCACCGGCGTGGCCGCCCTGAACGTGGGGGGGCAGACCATCCACAGCCTCTTCGGTTTCCCACCCAGGCTGCTGCAGAAGAAGGACGTGCGGCCAAATCGCCGCTACAAACGCCTCTTCCTTAATCTGGAAACCTTGATCATCGACGAGATCAGTATGGTGCGGGCCGATATGATGATGGCCATCGATTACGCGCTGAAGATCAATCGCGACAGTGGCAAACCCTTCGGCGGCGTGCAGGTGATCTTTTTTGGCGACCTCTACCAGCTCCCCCCCGTGGTGAGCACGAACGAGGAGCGCCACTGGTTCAGCCTGCACTATTCGAGCGCCTACTTCTTCGCGGCGCCCTGCCTGGATTACATCGATCTCGAAATGATCGAATTGCAACAGGTCTACCGGCAGGACTCGACCCACTTCCTCCGCTTACTGGAAGCCATCCGTAATGCAACCATGGATTATGAGGAACTCGAAAGCCTGAACGAGCGCTACATCAAAGACTTCCGGCAGGAAGAGGGGGATAACTACCTCACCCTCGCCGCCCGCAACGCTACCGTTAATCGTATCAATTCAACCGCGCTCGCCGAGAATCCTAACCCGGAGATGCTCTACATCGCGAAGGTATCTGGCAGCTTCAAAGAGAGTCTCTTCCCCGTCCCCGCCGCCCTCAAACTAAAGGTTGGCGCTCAGGTCATGACCGTCCGCAACGACCCGGACCGGAAGTACGTCAACGGTACCATCGGGACGGTAAAGGAATGTAAGACCGAAAGCGTCATCATCACCGTCAATGAGGACGGCAAAACCAACGACATCGAAGTCGCTGCCGAAGAGTGGGACATTATTCGGTATAAAGCGGACGATACGGATATTACCAAAATTGGAACCGAGACGATGGGGACGTATACCCAGATCCCCGTCCGCTTGGCTTGGGCGGTAACGATCCATAAATCCCAAGGCAAGACTTTTGATAAGATCATTATTGATCTGGGTAAGGGAGGTGCATTTGAGCACGGGCAGACGTACGTGGCTCTTTCGCGGTGTAGGACGTTGGATGGAATCGTCCTCCGTAGGCCGTTGACGCCGCGGGATGTGATGATTGACCCGGCGGTGGTGGAGTATTATGAGATGATGAGGCGGTAG
- a CDS encoding GxxExxY protein, protein MKPSDYAHLPIDDLTSLIIHEMYQTYNMYGPGLFESVYEATLEGRLVQRGLFVERQKTIYLNNDYVSNEQAFRADLIVENRVVIEIKSVEKIPAVSYMQLRTYLNLLEIDAGLLVNFNCSYLKNNIRRIGRERTTKIAV, encoded by the coding sequence ATGAAGCCCAGCGATTACGCTCATTTACCAATTGACGATTTAACTTCATTGATAATTCACGAGATGTACCAGACTTACAATATGTATGGTCCTGGTTTATTTGAGAGTGTTTACGAAGCTACGCTTGAAGGTCGGCTAGTTCAACGGGGGCTCTTCGTTGAGAGGCAAAAGACCATCTATCTCAATAATGACTACGTTTCGAACGAACAAGCGTTTCGTGCAGATCTGATCGTGGAGAATCGAGTAGTAATTGAGATAAAATCCGTAGAGAAAATACCCGCAGTCTCTTATATGCAACTCCGGACCTATCTAAATCTCTTAGAGATTGATGCCGGTCTTCTGGTTAATTTCAACTGCAGTTATTTGAAAAATAACATTCGTAGAATAGGAAGAGAGAGAACGACAAAGATTGCTGTTTAG
- a CDS encoding VIT domain-containing protein, translating to MKNLLLFLLLCLAGHFAFAQTAFDDPKTGSPYFQLDVEGAKFPLHATNAEVNISGVIADVTVTQTYVNDGSERLEATYVFPGSNNSAVYGMTMIIGNRRIKGEIQRKAEARETYEQAKEEGKRASLLEQHRPNVFQMNVANILPGDTVKVELKYTELIVPTNGIYSFVYPTVMGPRYVSPSEDAESFTAQPYLKSSVPTYDFGLNVYLNAGMPITTVASPSHKVVTTRYEEAVAIDLAGSESKGGNRDFVLNYQLQGKEIQTGMITFEGEDENYFLYMAQPPAEVAEGDYPPREFVFVVDVSGSMNGFPLDVSKELLTNLVAQLRPVDQFNIILFAGASDVWQDQSVAANQANLQAGLNFLQSARSGGGTELLPALQTAYALPRSFTGLSRNIVIVTDGYVGVEPEAFDLIRTNLNKANVYSFGIGSGINRHLIDGMARVGQGRPAYILDPSEAEAEAERFQEYISEPVLTELSLDFGDKFAAYEVEPISIPDVSRERPLIVFGKYRGKARGKMTLTGYGGYVGLKATGGPTGLQSIANPTEADYRKQVFTYNLKDAKNSERHAALAQLWAREKIRRLDDYNDLSYGGDDALIEEVTELGLAYNLLTQYTSFVAVEELIVADPNDPMQTVAQPLPLPENVAATAVGFDLGVMGIAGLPTEASTVVWHWSIFALGAIILFLIGYRVIRKKGWPPFGGFGAGRDLSATLPILLLAFCFASCDSARIDLNTTTDIKLNQTEGQKITFILGEDEGTNAYYGRAAEYFRWHPEEGGETVITDMQSIAEVRNYLALTQVPGGWEKVNIVVHGNQWTGLATKLEPTSQEARVTSNQLANWTPKTRTHRGTITDQTEIIVHGCSVGKDTALLLQLSRVFAGRDGAYPTVTASEDFTLFREGENGVERRYADYVYRATPLGKYPLPKVMATRLRRQHPDKKVDWDAALSNNRFTEDLVPHLYQFNVPVRWTRVYPEADAVADPEGTESETEWLAGEQQLTQTLDKMGLTPKQFLWDFSNEDYQLADGGTLPAITATGVARLFCVLLPRSVEEGTEMVSLRWSS from the coding sequence ATGAAAAACTTATTGCTCTTCCTCCTCCTCTGCCTCGCCGGCCACTTCGCGTTCGCGCAAACGGCGTTTGACGATCCCAAAACCGGCAGCCCCTACTTCCAACTCGACGTGGAGGGCGCCAAGTTTCCGTTGCACGCCACCAACGCGGAGGTCAACATCAGCGGGGTGATTGCCGACGTTACCGTTACCCAGACTTACGTAAATGATGGGAGCGAACGGCTGGAAGCCACCTACGTCTTCCCCGGCTCCAACAACTCGGCGGTGTACGGGATGACGATGATCATCGGTAACCGCCGCATCAAGGGGGAAATCCAACGGAAGGCCGAGGCACGGGAGACTTACGAACAGGCCAAGGAAGAAGGCAAGCGTGCCAGCCTCCTGGAACAGCACCGGCCCAACGTCTTCCAGATGAACGTAGCCAATATCCTGCCGGGTGATACGGTGAAAGTGGAATTGAAGTACACCGAACTCATCGTACCCACCAACGGGATTTACTCCTTCGTATACCCCACCGTTATGGGCCCGCGCTACGTGAGCCCGAGTGAGGATGCCGAAAGCTTTACGGCCCAACCCTACCTCAAATCTTCCGTACCGACCTACGACTTCGGCCTGAACGTCTACCTCAACGCCGGTATGCCCATCACGACCGTCGCCAGTCCCAGCCACAAGGTGGTGACGACGCGCTACGAGGAAGCCGTGGCCATTGACCTCGCCGGTTCCGAAAGTAAGGGAGGTAACCGCGATTTCGTCCTCAACTACCAACTCCAGGGCAAGGAAATCCAGACCGGGATGATCACCTTCGAAGGGGAAGACGAAAACTACTTCCTCTACATGGCCCAACCGCCCGCGGAAGTGGCGGAGGGTGATTACCCGCCCCGTGAGTTTGTGTTCGTCGTCGACGTATCCGGCTCCATGAATGGTTTCCCACTGGACGTAAGCAAGGAACTACTCACCAACCTTGTGGCCCAGCTACGCCCGGTCGATCAATTCAACATCATCCTCTTCGCGGGGGCCAGCGATGTGTGGCAGGACCAATCCGTCGCCGCCAACCAGGCTAACCTTCAGGCGGGGCTCAACTTTCTGCAAAGCGCCCGTAGCGGCGGGGGCACCGAACTACTGCCGGCCCTGCAAACGGCCTACGCTCTCCCCCGTTCCTTCACGGGTTTGAGCCGCAACATCGTCATCGTTACCGACGGTTACGTGGGTGTGGAGCCGGAAGCCTTCGACCTCATCCGTACGAATCTAAATAAGGCCAACGTCTACAGTTTTGGGATCGGCTCGGGCATCAACCGCCACCTGATTGACGGGATGGCCCGCGTCGGTCAGGGCCGCCCAGCGTACATCCTCGACCCCAGCGAAGCGGAGGCGGAAGCCGAGCGTTTTCAGGAGTACATCAGCGAACCCGTGCTTACGGAACTCAGCCTTGATTTTGGGGATAAATTTGCCGCCTACGAAGTCGAGCCCATCAGCATTCCCGACGTCAGCCGCGAGCGCCCCCTCATTGTTTTTGGCAAGTACCGCGGCAAAGCCCGGGGCAAGATGACGCTGACCGGTTACGGTGGCTACGTCGGCCTCAAAGCGACGGGTGGCCCGACCGGACTGCAGAGCATCGCCAACCCAACCGAGGCGGACTACCGCAAACAGGTCTTCACCTACAACTTGAAGGACGCCAAGAACAGCGAACGTCACGCCGCCCTGGCTCAGTTGTGGGCGCGAGAAAAGATCCGCCGTCTGGACGATTACAACGACCTCAGTTACGGTGGCGACGACGCCTTGATTGAAGAAGTCACCGAGCTTGGCCTGGCCTACAACCTCCTCACTCAGTACACCAGCTTCGTCGCGGTAGAGGAGCTGATCGTCGCCGATCCGAATGACCCAATGCAGACCGTTGCTCAGCCCCTTCCCCTGCCCGAAAACGTGGCGGCTACGGCCGTCGGTTTTGACCTCGGTGTTATGGGCATCGCCGGTCTTCCGACCGAGGCTTCCACGGTGGTTTGGCACTGGTCGATCTTTGCGCTAGGGGCGATCATCCTGTTTTTAATTGGATACCGCGTTATCCGCAAAAAAGGCTGGCCTCCCTTCGGCGGCTTTGGTGCCGGGCGGGATCTTTCGGCTACGCTTCCCATCCTGTTACTAGCCTTTTGCTTTGCATCCTGCGACAGCGCCCGTATTGATTTAAATACGACTACCGATATCAAATTAAATCAAACGGAAGGCCAGAAGATCACCTTTATTTTGGGTGAGGACGAAGGCACGAACGCCTATTACGGCCGCGCCGCCGAATATTTCCGCTGGCACCCCGAAGAAGGTGGTGAGACGGTCATTACCGATATGCAAAGTATTGCCGAAGTCCGCAATTATTTGGCGCTGACGCAGGTGCCCGGTGGATGGGAAAAGGTAAACATCGTCGTCCACGGCAACCAGTGGACCGGGCTAGCCACCAAGCTGGAACCCACCAGCCAGGAAGCGCGGGTGACGAGCAACCAACTCGCCAATTGGACGCCTAAAACCCGGACCCACCGCGGAACGATAACCGACCAAACCGAGATCATCGTACACGGCTGCAGCGTGGGTAAGGACACCGCCCTGTTGCTCCAACTCAGCCGGGTATTCGCCGGACGCGACGGCGCCTACCCCACCGTTACGGCCTCCGAAGACTTCACCCTCTTCCGCGAAGGAGAGAACGGCGTGGAGCGGCGGTACGCGGATTACGTTTACCGCGCCACGCCCCTCGGCAAATACCCGCTGCCCAAAGTAATGGCCACCCGCCTCCGCCGCCAGCACCCCGATAAAAAAGTGGATTGGGACGCCGCCCTGAGCAACAACCGCTTTACCGAAGACCTAGTTCCCCACCTCTACCAGTTCAACGTCCCGGTCCGGTGGACGCGCGTCTACCCCGAAGCCGATGCCGTGGCCGACCCCGAAGGCACCGAATCAGAAACCGAATGGTTAGCCGGAGAGCAACAACTGACCCAAACCCTGGACAAAATGGGCCTTACCCCCAAACAATTCCTCTGGGATTTCAGCAACGAAGACTACCAACTCGCCGACGGTGGCACCCTCCCCGCCATCACCGCTACTGGCGTCGCCCGGCTCTTCTGCGTCCTTCTACCCCGTAGCGTGGAGGAAGGGACGGAAATGGTTTCGTTGCGGTGGAGTTCGTAG
- a CDS encoding YicC/YloC family endoribonuclease: MLLSMTGYGRATHDANNKSYTVEIRSLNTKQNDLRLRANLTLHQYEVKLRKQILDAVKRGKLDVSVEIKDESGGGAVRVNTNLLRRLYTEITENLPAGTDGTTHESGLYAALFRIPGVVESASERITDEDWAEVKAAATAAVQHLNEYRTQEGTAMASDLKDNCDTIKSLLLRVEDFEEQRIQSVRDRMERHLADYLGRGNVDKNRYEQEVLFYLEKMDINEEKVRLAQNCDYFVEILSNDDDVKGRKLNFISQEIGREINTLGAKGYSPEIQKLVVNMKEQLEMIKEQLANVA, translated from the coding sequence ATGCTCCTCTCCATGACCGGCTACGGCCGCGCCACTCACGACGCTAATAATAAATCTTATACCGTCGAGATCCGGTCGCTCAACACCAAGCAGAACGACCTCCGGCTGCGGGCCAACCTGACCCTCCACCAGTACGAGGTGAAGTTGCGCAAGCAGATCCTCGACGCCGTGAAGCGGGGTAAACTGGACGTCAGCGTGGAGATCAAGGATGAATCGGGTGGGGGCGCCGTGCGCGTCAACACCAACCTCTTGCGGCGGCTCTACACCGAGATCACGGAAAACCTGCCCGCCGGCACCGACGGCACGACCCACGAAAGCGGACTGTACGCCGCTCTCTTCCGCATCCCCGGCGTCGTAGAAAGCGCCAGCGAACGGATCACGGATGAAGATTGGGCGGAAGTCAAAGCCGCCGCTACCGCCGCCGTCCAACACCTCAATGAATACCGGACCCAGGAAGGAACGGCGATGGCCTCCGACCTGAAGGATAACTGTGATACCATCAAGTCCCTGCTCTTGCGTGTCGAGGACTTTGAAGAGCAGCGCATCCAGTCCGTCCGCGACCGTATGGAACGCCACCTGGCGGATTACCTCGGCCGGGGCAACGTGGATAAGAACCGCTATGAGCAAGAAGTCCTCTTCTACCTCGAAAAGATGGACATCAACGAAGAAAAGGTCCGCCTCGCCCAGAACTGCGACTACTTCGTTGAGATCCTGAGCAACGACGATGACGTCAAGGGCCGCAAGCTCAACTTTATCAGCCAGGAAATTGGCCGGGAAATCAACACGTTGGGCGCGAAGGGCTACTCTCCGGAAATTCAGAAGCTCGTCGTTAACATGAAGGAGCAGTTGGAAATGATCAAGGAGCAGTTGGCGAACGTGGCTTAG